Proteins encoded in a region of the Candidatus Binatia bacterium genome:
- a CDS encoding TetR/AcrR family transcriptional regulator, with amino-acid sequence MGGIATERRTEGGAQTVERVLDAAEKRFADEGFRGTALRDIADDVGIRAPSLYNHFANKEALYAAVLERAFGPMLGILEDFLGRGEAAYETPGMADDMMRVLAERPNRARLLMHEALDGNRHMNELLSAWIERLFGSGLRAMRESPDRHPWAKEELPLLLLAMNNIIAGYVALAPAFDGTLVRDPLSPAAVRRQARFVSKLWNLLWGDAPNAAIPRGRGRGMT; translated from the coding sequence ATGGGGGGAATCGCAACGGAACGGCGGACGGAGGGGGGTGCCCAGACGGTCGAGCGGGTGCTCGATGCCGCAGAAAAGCGCTTTGCGGACGAGGGCTTTCGCGGGACGGCACTGCGCGACATCGCCGATGATGTGGGCATCCGGGCGCCGAGTCTCTACAACCATTTCGCGAACAAAGAAGCCCTCTACGCGGCCGTGCTCGAGCGTGCCTTCGGCCCGATGTTGGGGATCCTGGAGGATTTCCTGGGGCGCGGAGAGGCCGCGTACGAGACCCCGGGGATGGCCGACGACATGATGCGGGTGCTGGCCGAGCGGCCGAACCGTGCACGGCTTCTGATGCACGAGGCGCTCGACGGCAACCGTCACATGAATGAGTTGCTGTCGGCGTGGATCGAGCGGCTCTTCGGGAGTGGGTTACGGGCGATGCGCGAGAGCCCGGACCGCCATCCCTGGGCGAAGGAGGAGCTACCGCTTCTCCTCCTCGCGATGAACAACATCATCGCCGGATACGTCGCGTTGGCGCCCGCGTTCGACGGGACGTTGGTGCGGGATCCTCTCTCGCCGGCGGCCGTGCGAAGACAGGCGCGTTTCGTGAGCAAGCTTTGGAATCTGTTGTGGGGCGATGCCCCGAACGCCGCGATCCCGCGTGGGCGTGGACGAGGTATGACATGA